CTTATCTATTGGCTTATCTTTTGACCTAATTATTTGCAACGGATTACAACATAAGCTCTTCCTGCAATATTGTTCCATTTCCAAACTAGGATTCTCATGATCAGTTAGGCTACTACTTTTAATCTCTAAAGGGTGACATGACATATGTACAACTTGAAGTAAATGTTTGAATTTTGCGGCATTACCTTCACTCTCAAGATAGGATGCAGGGGTCATCTTCGGTAAGTAAGGAAAAAAGATCCACTTCACCATTTTTGTGAATGGTATTTCATCTTCCTCATCCATAGTCAAGTGATGAAGCTTTGTGAGGACAAAGAAAGGAAGTTGGTTTTCTACTAACAACAGATCTCGACATACTTGATTATTTATGCAATTTTCAGGGATAATCCAACATTCTCCTTCTGGACACATTCCACAACGCTCTCGAATGTATTCAACTAGAAAACAACCATCAAGtaacaatatttttgaaaatttatcaACAATATCCCTGTCAAGGTTTTCTATATCATCATAACAGTTTAATGCTTCATCCTCCAATTCCCTAATGCAACTTTCCACGTCAATCCCCTCTTTCCTGCGGAGGAAACGCTGTAAGTAACGCAGTTTATACTTTTCCATGTAGCGAAGTTCAGGATTGTGTTTATGGTAAGGACCAATGGAGATCACATTTGGCCTATAAGCATCTGGATTTGATTCACGTAACCCCGCACTTACTTTGAATATGGTACAACATTTGGTAGATGAATCGTTGAAATCCGCAAatatttcatcaaggatttcatTTGCAGGTTTGTTTGTTTTCAGTCCTGACAGATCTTGACCATTTGTTTCCTTTATCTCAATTAAATGATCCAGTTTCCTCCCTTCTTCTATCTGTAATTAATGGaaattaacgagtcatatttttttccttcttttgtgTTTCTTTTCTTTACATAAATTGTCAATAAATAATGATCAgataaaataaaaatctgaagAAAGATTTTCTCCTCATTTTTCGATTTTCCGCTATGTGCGGGGTCCAAGGAAGGGTCAGACCACAAGATTCTATCTTAAGCGGACTTAGACCAAATTTCTGCAAGAGACTCTTTCCACGACTCGAACCCGTGACTTGCTGGTTatatgacaacaactttacca
This region of Nicotiana tomentosiformis chromosome 4, ASM39032v3, whole genome shotgun sequence genomic DNA includes:
- the LOC104086435 gene encoding UPF0481 protein At3g47200-like isoform X2, with amino-acid sequence MKSLMKYLRISTIHLPNVVPYSKKEGIDVESCIRELEDEALNCYDDIENLDRDIVDKFSKILLLDGCFLVEYIRERCGMCPEGECWIIPENCINNQVCRDLLLVENQLPFFVLTKLHHLTMDEEDEIPFTKMVKWIFFPYLPKMTPASYLESEGNAAKFKHLLQVVHMSCHPLEIKSSSLTDHENPSLEMEQYCRKSLCCNPLQIIRSKDKPIDKDHLTGHNVMPNATELSEAGVSFVKVGYIYDYLEEENCGDNTSLFDIKFENGLMKIPSFRVTDETEALLRNLIAYEQRSSHVHGPTYFSDFAIFIDYLIDSDKDVSLLRQKGIIRNRIGEDKEIATLFNKIGKGVGVSSKNFYYKEECRKLVQHCEQPWNLMKASLRHNYFNSPWVGASTVAAVILLILTAMQTVLAFTGGI
- the LOC104086435 gene encoding UPF0481 protein At3g47200-like isoform X1 — protein: MAHHIEITQMDHQIPLLVQTSVNEIEEGRKLDHLIEIKETNGQDLSGLKTNKPANEILDEIFADFNDSSTKCCTIFKVSAGLRESNPDAYRPNVISIGPYHKHNPELRYMEKYKLRYLQRFLRRKEGIDVESCIRELEDEALNCYDDIENLDRDIVDKFSKILLLDGCFLVEYIRERCGMCPEGECWIIPENCINNQVCRDLLLVENQLPFFVLTKLHHLTMDEEDEIPFTKMVKWIFFPYLPKMTPASYLESEGNAAKFKHLLQVVHMSCHPLEIKSSSLTDHENPSLEMEQYCRKSLCCNPLQIIRSKDKPIDKDHLTGHNVMPNATELSEAGVSFVKVGYIYDYLEEENCGDNTSLFDIKFENGLMKIPSFRVTDETEALLRNLIAYEQRSSHVHGPTYFSDFAIFIDYLIDSDKDVSLLRQKGIIRNRIGEDKEIATLFNKIGKGVGVSSKNFYYKEECRKLVQHCEQPWNLMKASLRHNYFNSPWVGASTVAAVILLILTAMQTVLAFTGGI